The Prevotella melaninogenica region CCATAAGGATGCTCCAGCGCATGTGGAAGAGAGGTATTCATCCCCATTATGCCTTGGCGGATAGTTGGTTTGCCTGTGAGAAGTTCATTGAGGAAATCAGGAGAGTAGGCAACGGAGCTATACACTACATTGGTCTTGCAAAGATGGGAAAGACAAAGTACTTTGTGGAGAATAAGCGACACAATGCTGCTGAGCTCGTAGCAATGTATGCAAGACGTACCAAATGCTGCCGGAAGTACAAGTGTCAGTACATTGAGTTGAGGGGCTGTCTGGGGAATATACCAGTCAGGATATACCTGATTAAATATGGGCGTCGACAGACTTGGAACATCATGCTTAGTACGGATCTATCGATGAGCTTTGTGCGTGCCTTCGAGTTATACCAGATACGATGGAACATTGAAGTGGTCAACAAGGAGACAAAAGGACATCTCGGACTCGGCTCATACATGGGGAGAGACTTTGATGGTCAGATTGCTGATGCAACGCTCTGCTACATTACATATATCGTGATGTCGTTAGAAAAACGGATGTCAGAGTATGAGACCATGGGTGAATTGTTTGCTGACATGGAAGATGATGTCATGGCACTTACGTTATGGCATCGTGTGCTGAATTGCATAGAGAGATTGCTTGCTGCTCTTTGTGACGTTCTTGGGTTCTCTGTTAGTGAGATAGGGCAGTTAATAGTCACCGACTCAGCAATGCGGAACAACTTTGAGATTATGGTCCAAGCATTGGAAGACAGGCAACAAGAAAAGCTCACAACCGTAAACATATTTTAGACAAGTGTTAACGGCTCACGTTCATGGGTATTCGCAAAGCAGTTTGGTTGAAATACCCATGAAATAGAGGGGTGGGAAACTTTAGGTGATAATACCGACCTTACGGCAGGATGGATGGAATCCTACGAAGGTATCATTATTTGGTATTGAGTCGGTTAATGAAATACCACTTCGAATAGCAGCTAATTACAAACGGACAGAAAAGGAGAACAAGAAACTGTGGCTGTATGATTGGATAAAAGAGAAAGCTGGTAAGGTTGTAGCTAAAGGAACACAATTCGCTTCTAGAATATCATGGTTAGAGAGTTTTGTGGACATGAAAACGTTGGTTAGTACCAATAGCGGCTTGCTCTATAAACTTATTCCCACAGAAAAAACCGTTATCATTCTTGATGATATAGAACGCGTGATAGATACAATTGACGTTCATACTCTCTTGGGAGCCATCAATGAATTGGTTGAACAACGAGGTTATAAGGTGGTAGTGATAGCCAACAACTCTTATATGCAACAAAAGAGTGAGGCAAAACTTGTGTTCAAAGAAAAGGTGATTGAGAAAACCTTGGTATATGAACCAGATGTGGTGTCCATCTTTAAGGAATTATGTGGGAAGGGCTATTCTTCACCATTTACCGCATTCATGACGGCTCAAAAGGCGGTGGAGGTAATTGATCCGAGTTATCCATCAAATAAAGAAGATAAAGGTTTGCAGGTTGAACTGCATAACATCAGAATACTGAAATTCGCATTAGCCCATTTTAGCAAGATTTATGAGGTCTGCAATGCTTTCCTGAAGGATGAGAATAAAGATACTGCTGATAGCTTTCTCCTGTCTTTATGGGCTTGTACGGTAGGTGTTGCTATTGAATATAAAAAAGACCGTTTGACCTATAAAGATAGGTTGCAGTTTGCTCAATATGTTGAACTGTCATCAATTGACTGGGAGTTTGGTGACGATGACTGGAAAGCAGACGGATTGTTTGATGACACGCAAGAAGATGAGGAACAGGAAAAGCAGAAGGAAGAAAAACAACGCGAATATACAAACCGTCGTATTACGTACATCTTTAAGAAGTTGGTGAAAGTTCATAATTTCCCTGTCATTGTTTCACTGCAGATATTTGACTTTGTTACGGCAGGTATGTCATTGGATAAGGAAGGACTAAAAGCGGTGTGGGAAGGATATAAAAATCAAGTGCAAAGGAATAATATAAGCCCCGCATATGCACTATTGCAGAAGTTTATACATTCGCAATGGGATATGAGTAATGAAGAAATGGCGGATGCTGTGATGCAATTGGCGCAGTATGTGGAAGACGGGGAATTCTGTGATAATATGGCATACATTAATTCTGCTACATATCTTCAGCACTTCTATCCTCTTACCTCTTTTTCTAAGGAGGATATGCAAAAGAAAATTCGCTGTGGCATTGACAAGATGTATGAAAGCATAGATACGCCGAACCTTCTTGATAAGCTAAATCTGGATGTTGTCGAAACTAAGATTCCCAAGGAAAGCCGGTGGGTGGTTAAGTATGAACGTGAGAAGATGGATAAAATAAAGAAAGCCAATTTAGATACAGATATTAAAGAGGTCTTGCGCCAGTTTAACGAAGATCTGCCAACTTTAGCCAATAGATTGACTATTCAGTATGGAGATACCAAGACACCGGATTTCCTAAGTTATCCAATATTAAAGCATATTCCTAAGAAGGATATTACCAAGAAGGTGAATAATATACAGCCCAAAGAAGTGATGGCTCTCTATCAAATACTGAACGGACGTTTCTTACAACAGGTTCCATATTCCGAAGTATATGATGCAGAATTGCCATTTGTGAGGAATCTGGAGCAAGCCTTAGTGCAGAAAAATGACAATAAAACGACCTATGCAGATATTCTGATTGAAGACTATCTAAAGGATATAATTAAGAAAATACAGAAGTAAGAAGCGATGGTAAAAATAGCTGATTTCAAGAAGTTTGTAGATGGTTTATTGAAGCCAGTGAACAATAAGGCTGGGAAAGTAGATGCCCGTATC contains the following coding sequences:
- a CDS encoding IS4 family transposase encodes the protein MDAKLDNLSEISKLLSVKSKMSSDILSLFSKFGFGRLLCRLSLEKHDGISAVQQILSLCLFRINGETIHSIYKKNFYHLLTTGKNCYYRMMVRQAMNWRRLLSYTVLRFECILRKNGIQTESENSCVIFDDTTLEKTGRKFEHITKVFDHVRMNYVLGYKLLLCLFFDGKSSLPFDFSIHEELGKKGDGGLGKKALRSRFSKRRMKESPAYERNQECGMSKMDSAIRMLQRMWKRGIHPHYALADSWFACEKFIEEIRRVGNGAIHYIGLAKMGKTKYFVENKRHNAAELVAMYARRTKCCRKYKCQYIELRGCLGNIPVRIYLIKYGRRQTWNIMLSTDLSMSFVRAFELYQIRWNIEVVNKETKGHLGLGSYMGRDFDGQIADATLCYITYIVMSLEKRMSEYETMGELFADMEDDVMALTLWHRVLNCIERLLAALCDVLGFSVSEIGQLIVTDSAMRNNFEIMVQALEDRQQEKLTTVNIF